GTGGGGTATGCAGGCATTCGACACGTTCGGCGTCGTGCAACCGGGCTTCGGCATCGTGCACCAGGTGAACCTGGAGTACCTCGCCCGCGGCGTGCACAAGAAGGACGACGTGTTCTACCCGGATACCCTCGTGGGTACCGACAGCCACACGACCATGATCAACGGTATCGGCGTGGTGGGCTGGGGGGTGGGCGGTATCGAAGCCGAAGCCGGCATGCTGGGGCAACCGGTGTACTTCCTCACGCCGGACGTCGTCGGTGTGGAACTGACGGGCCGTCTGCGCGAAGGTGTGACCGCGACCGACCTGGTGCTCACCATCACGGAAATGCTGCGTCGCGAGAAGGTCGTCGGCAAGTTCGTCGAATTCTTCGGTGAAGGCACGGCAAGCCTGGCGCTGCCGGATCGCGCCACCATCGCGAACATGGCACCGGAATACGGCGCAACGATGGGCTTCTTCCCGGTCGACGAAAAGACCATCGACTACTTCAAGGGCACGGGCCGCACGAAGAGCGAAATCGATGCCTTCGAGTCGTACTTCAAGGCGCAGAAGCTGTTCGGCATTCCGAAGACCAACGAGATCGACTACACGAAGACGCTCACGCTGGATCTGGGCACGGTCGCCCCGTCGCTGGCTGGTCCGAAGCGTCCGCAAGACCGCATCGAAATCGGTAATGTGAAGTCGACGTTCAAGGATCTCTTCACCAAGCCGGTGGCAGAGAACGGCTTCAACAAGACCGAAGAACAACTCGACACGACCTACAAGACCGACAGCGGCATCGATGTGCAAAACGGCGACGTGCTGATCGCCGCCATCACGTCGTGCACGAACACGTCGAACCCGAGCGTGCTGCTCGCAGCAGGTTTGCTGGCCAAGAAGGCGGTGGAAGCCGGCCTGAAGGTCGCGCCGCACATCAAGACCTCGCTCGCCCCGGGAAGCCGCGTGGTGACCGAGTACCTCGAAGCTGCCGGTCTGCTGCCGTACCTCGAGAAGCTGGGCTTCGGCGTGACGGCCTACGGCTGCACGACCTGCATCGGTAATGCCGGCGATCTGACGGCCGAACTGAACGACACGATCGTGAAGAACGATCTGGTCGCTGCCGCCGTCCTGTCGGGCAACCGTAACTTCGAAGCGCGCATTCACCCGAACATTCGCGCCAACTTCCTCGCTTCGCCGCCGCTCGTCGTGGCCTACGCCATCGCCGGCAATGTGCGTCGCGACCTGATGACCGAACCGGTCGGCAAGGGTCGTGGCGGCCGTGACATCTTCCTGGGCGACATTTGGCCGACCAGCGAAGAAATCCACAAGCTGATGAAGTTCGCCATGAACGCGAAGGTCTTCAAGACCAACTACGACTCGGTGAAGGAACCGAGCCCGCTGTGGGCCAAGGTCAAGGGCTCGAAGGGGCAGGTCTACGATTGGCCGACCTCGACGTACATTGCCGAGCCGCCGTTCTTCGACGGTTTCGCGATGGACCCGAAGACCGATATCGAACCGATCCACGGCGCCCGCGCGCTGGGGGTGTTCGGTGACTCGGTCACGACCGATCACATCAGCCCGGCCGGCTCGATCAAGGAAACGTCGCCCGCAGGCAAGTGGCTGCTCGAAAACGGCGTGCTCAAGGCCGACTTCAACAGCTACGGCTCGCGCCGCGGCAACCACGAAGTGATGATGCGCGGCACGTTCGCCAACGTGCGTATCAAGAATCTGATGATCCCCGCGAAGGAAGACGGTTCGCGCGTCGAAGGCGGCCTGACGATTCACCAGCCGAGCGGCGAACAACTGTCGATCTATGACGCTGCCATGAAGTATGTCGGCGACAACATCCCGACGGTGGTGTTCGGCGGCGAAGAGTACGGCACGGGTTCGTCGCGTGACTGGGCAGCCAAGGGCACGCAACTGCTCGGCGTGAAAGCGGTCATCGCGCGCTCGTTCGAGCGTATCCACCGCTCGAATCTGGTCGGCATGGGCGTGCTGCCCCTGCAGTTCAAGGGCTCGGACAGCGCGCAGTCGCTCGGCATCACGGGCGAAGAGACGTTCGACATCGAAGGGCTGAGCGCCGACATCAAGCCGCAGCAGGATGTCACGCTGGTGATCCATCGCAAGAACGGCGAAACGCAAAAGGTGCAAGTCCTGCTGCGTATCGACACGCCGATCGAAGTGGATTACTACAAGCACGGCGGTATTCTGCCGTTCGTGCTGCGTCAACTGCTCGCCGCTGCCTGATTGGCGGTTCGCGAGTGACTCAGGCTATCGGGCGACGCCTTGTCGTCCGATAGCACGCAAAACCCGGCCTCGCGCCGGGTTTTGCCGTTTTGGCCACCTCGACGCTCCCGGCCCGCCCGGCCTTGTCATGTCCGAAAATGACTAGCACCGCCCGGGCCTCGCGCGTAGAGTGACAGCCATGTCCTCCGCCCCCGCCCTGCCGGCTGTCCGCTCATGACGCTCGACCCCGAAGTCTGTTACAAGGCCGTCTCCGCTCGCGACCGGCGCTTCGACGGCTGGTTCTTCGTCGGCGTGTCCTCCACCGGCATCTACTGCCGCCCGGTGTGCAACGTGCGAACGCCGCGCTTCGAGAATTGCACCTTCTACGGCAGCGCCGCCGCTGCCGAGAAGGCCGGTTACCGCCCTTGTCTGAAGTGCCGCCCTGAACTCGCCCCCGGCGGCGCGCGTTTCGACGCCACCCGCGAACTCGCCGACGCCGCCGCCGCGATGATCGACGAAGGCTTCCTCAACCGCGCCGGACTCCCGGCACTCGCGGCCCGCATCGGCATCACGGAACGCCATCTGCGCCGTATCTTCGCCGACGAGTTCGGTGTCTCGCCCATCGAGTACGCGCAGACGCAACGGCTGCTGCTCGCCAAGCGTCTGCTCACCGATACGGCGCTGCCGGTGACGGAAATCGCCCTCGCCTCCGGTTTCGGCAGCGTCCGACGCTTCAACGGCCTGTTCAAAACCCGCTACGGCTTCGCCCCCGGCCGGCTTCGCCTGAATGCCCGCCATGCGCGGCTCCCCGATGGCGATCTCGTATTCCAGCTCGCCTACCGGCCGCCCTTTGCCTGGCACGCCCTCCTCGACTTCCTTGGCGACCGGGCAATCGAAGGCGTTGAACTGCGCGAGGGCGACGTCTACACCCGCACGCTGAACATCGAGCGACAAGACGGGCAAACCGTCGCCGGATGGTGTCGCATCGTGCCGCTGCCGGATCGCCACGCGTTGCAAGTGACGCTGCCGCCCGTGCTGGCCGGCAGCGTGCCCCAGGTGCTGGGCAAACTGCGCCATCTGTTCGACCTGGGTGCGCGTCCGGACGTCATCGACGCCCATCTCGGGCAACTCGCTGCGACAACCCCGGGCCTGCGAGTGCCGGGCGCGGTCGACGGCTTCGAGATTGCCGTGCGCGCCATCGTCGGTCAGCAAATCACTGTCAAAGGCGCCCGACGCTTGCTTGGGCGCCTCGCGCAACGCTTCGGCACGCCGCTGCCTGCCCCGGCGCATGGTCTGACGCACACCTTCCCCAGCGCCGCGCAACTGCTCGCCGCCTCCTCCGACTCACTTGGCCAGGCCGGTATCATTCGAAGTCGAATTGCCGCGATCCACGGGGTCGCGCAGGCGATCGTCGATGGCCACCTGCGGCTTGACCCACTGGCACCGCTGGAAGCCACCATAGAGGCGCTGCTCGCTATCAAGGGCATCGGACCGTGGACGGCGCAGTACATCGCGATGCGCGCCCTCGGTTCGCCCGACGCGATCCCCGTCGACGATCTGGTACTGCGTCAGGCACTGGGCGTGACCGACGGACGCGCCGTCGCCGCACGCACGACCCAATGGGCGCCGTGGCGCGCCTACGCGGCGCTGCATATCTGGCGCGCGGCAGCACAAGGACCGGCAGGCCAACCGGTCGAGACTTTGCAGGAGGTATTGGCATGACCCGCTACGAAACGTATTACGGCAGCCCGCTGGGCGAGATGCTGCTCGTCGCGAATGGCGACGCCATCACCGGCGTTTATTTCTCGCATCAGAAGTACTTTCCGCAAGACACCGATGTGCGCCGCGACGGCGACGACATCGCCGTTCTGAACGACGCGAAGCGCCAACTCGACGAGTATTTTCACGAAGGACGCCGCACGTTCGAACTCGCGCTGGCCCCTGAAGGCACGCCGTTTCAGCAACGCGTCTGGGGCGAACTGCGCCGTATCCCGTTCGGCGAGACACGCAGCTACGGCGATCTGGCCCACGCGTTGGGCGACGCGAACAAGTCGCGCGCCGTCGGCGCCGCCAACGGGCGGAATCCGATAACGATCATCGTTCCTTGCCACCGCGTGATCGGCGCGGACGGCACCCTCACCGGCTATGCCAGCGGCGTGGAGCGCAAGCTCGCCCTGCTCTCGCTCGAAGGCGCAGCGCTGGCCGCCGTCAATGGCACCGGTGCTGGCGCGACGCGGCGCACACGGCTGTCGGCACCCGCCAATCTCGCATTCGATTTCTGACGGAAATCGGTGGCCGGCGTCGAAGCGCGGGACTGGCTCGCCGGACCGCGCGAGCACGATTGACGGGTATGTCCCATCAATCGCGTTCACGCATGCCGTACAATCGTGAGTTCATGTATTTCTGCTTTGCATACTATGCGCCCACGCACCGCCAAACGACTGACTCCCGACGCTGAAAAACTGGTCGGCCACGCGCTTGCGCTCGCCGCCTCCGGTAGCCGTATCGAGGACCGCTTCTGGGAAGCCCAGCTCGACACGTTGCTCACGCGCGTGCTGCGCACGGGAAACCAGCCGGCCATCGACGCGGCGCTCGATCATCTTCAGGCCAACCACAGCGAGGCCTACGGCGCCCTGGCGGACCTGATCGAATCGCAAAGCGAATCGGCGGAACCCGAGGCCGAAGATCAGGTATGGGACGGTCTGCTCGTCGCCATCCCGATTCTGGCCTGGACACGCTACGCCATCCCCTCCGGCCCGGTGAAAGCCGACGCGCTCATGCCCATTCGCGCGCATCTGCATGCGCATGTGCTGGCAGAATCCGCACGCGTGGCCATTTCGCCCTATCTCTACAGCATCGATCAATTGCCGCGCACACATTGCGAGTCGTGGAAGGTCACGCAGCAACTCGTGCGGGCGGCCGTCGATCACGCCGAGGTCAAGCAGCCGGGCAACGATCTGCCGGAGACAGCCCCGATCCTCGCCGACCCGCGCTTCCTGCTGGCGGCCGTCACCGTCCCGAAGGGCACACCGATGTTCCGCTGGCAGGAAGACGGCGCACGTCACGCCGAGCGCGGCCAGTGCCAGGAGGCATGGTCGGCACAGGGTGGACCGAATCTGAATGCGCTGTTGCCGGGCTGCGAAATCGAATGCCTGCTGCCCGACGCGTATTACGCCAGTTGCCGCGAGGCCGACGAGCGCATTCGCCCTCACACGATCCGCACGGCGTTGCGCTATCTCGAAGACGTGCTGACGCTCACGCCTACCGAGCTGCGCGCGGTCGTGGCCGGCTTCGGCGAGCAGAACATCGACGAGTACCGCATCGGCTTTACGCAGCGCGGCAGCAACGATGTCATCTACGGTGTCGTGTGGCCGCTGTATGGTCGCGAGAACGGCGAAGTCGAAGGCGGTGCGCTCGACGAAGTCACCGACCTGCTCAAGTCCTGCGGTGTGACCGAGATCCGCAAACACCCGGGGCGCTTCGATCCGGAGTATTGCGACGATTGCGGCGTGCCGCTCTATCCGGACCCGGTGGGGGAAATCGTCCATGCGGAAATGCCGGAAGACGCCGAACCGAATCGCCCTCATTTCCACTGATCGTTAGCGCGTCGCCCTGATGCGCATCGGCGCCTGCCGACGATACCAAAATGGCCGAGCGCTTTTTTCAGCGCCCGGCCATTTTTTCGTGTCGTGGGCGAAGCACGCCCTCCCCTCAATCCAATGGCGACGTCGACGGCAACGTCACGACGCATCGATGCAACCCGTGCCCCGACGCCAGATATTTGCGCTCGAACGGCGTGACAGGCGGAACCCCCGGCTCAGGCAACCACGCCTCGACCGCCGGACGCACGCCACTGAGCCACTCGACCGCCAGCGCAAATTCGTCGATGTAGATATTCCAGTTACTGCGACACTCCAGCACGCCACCTAGCGCCACGACCGTGGGAAACACGGCATGTGCGTGCCAGCGTCGCGCGAGTTGACCGATCTTCGGCCACGGATTCGGATAGAGGATGTAATGCCGTGCCGGACGAATGCCCGCGTCGAACAATTGCCGCCAGAAGTCGACGAGATCGGCACGCACCCACACGAAGTTCTCGGGCCACACGCCGTCCCACCAATCCTTGCCGCGCACGATGCGGCTCTCCGATTGGTCGATACCAATGACGAAGTGATCGGGGAATTGCGTCGCCAGCCGCAAGGTGCTCTCCCCCACGCCGCATCCCGCGTCGATGATCAGCGGCGCGGCCCCGGCGCGACGCCAGGCGGCGATGGCCGCGTCGAAGGCGTCTGCGCTGTAGCCCGCCAACGGCTTGCGGAATACCGCGTCGCGATGACGTTTCACGAGATCCGCAAGCTTGTCGTGCGGCCCGGTTTGAGCACTGTCGACAGTGCGCGAATTTGCAAACATGCGAGAAGAGAAAACGTGGGGCTTCAGAAGTCGATAACCGAACGCGCATTGTGCGAATCGCTCGAAAACCTTTGAAATGTGCCGCTATTCGAGCGATTGCACAGCCGCTGCAGATGACACAATGCGCCCCCTGTCATCGCCGGATAGTGGCGATGACTGCGAAATGTGCGCACGCATCGCGATATCGGCGCGTCAGTCTGGCACGCATTGTAGCGCGCTGTAACTTTCGCGACGTGTCGTGCGACGTTTGCGGGCTTGCCCAGCGGGGCGTCAGCGCCATTTTTTCGGTTAAGATGGGAATCGCTTTGCCGTCGATTTTCAGAATACGGCAAAGCCTCTTCGCGAGCGGCGCTTGCCAACGACTCACACGATGGGTCATCGCATGCCCGCATTGCTCTGCAATGCTTAGCGTCTGTTCGCGTGAATGCCAGAGACCTCAAAGGTGCGCGCCGGGATTCACGCGAGCAGACTCTTACGCCCCCGAGAATACGTCACAGAATGTCGAATCGATTTCTTCAACGCGCCGCAGGCGTCGTGTTGCGAGCTGTGCGCCAGGTCGCCGGCATCGCCGCGATGGCTGCGCCGCTCTGCCTCACGGCCTTTACGGCCCCTGTGCAGGCTTTCACGCTCGAACAGCATCGCGCACTGGTCGAGCAATTCATCAACACGCGTCATGCCGATCCGCTCGTCGCCGATTGCGCTGCGCACGCCAGCTTTGTCGTCGCCACATTGCCCGGCTATGAGAGCGTCGAGTACGGCGAAAACGCGCTGGATCCGGAACACGCGAAGGTCGCGCCGTGGTCCGGTCCGTTCGACGATCGCAAGCAACGCGTCGACGTCACGCAGATGGTCGAACTCGACGGCGTCGGCAAGCGCACCAGCGGTCAGACGGATAACCTCCATATTCGCTGTGGCTACGCCGATGGCCGCATGATGGGCTTCGATTACACCTCGCCGCTGCCGCAGGTCGAACAACCGGTGAAGCGCGCCGCACGCAACAACACGCGCGGCAAGTCGTCGCACGCCACCGCGAAATCGGGCAAGCGCGGCACCACAGCCAAATCGTCGGGCGCGAAGTCGTCGGCGAAATCGTCGAGCAGCAGCACGGCCAAGAAGACCACGACGACTAAGAAAAAATCGAACTGATCGCCACCGCGCGATCAAGGCCGGGAGATGAAGCACGACGCATGGCGCGTCGTGCTTTATTGCGTCTGTGTGCGGCCCGAATAACGCCTTATGGCTTTTGCATCCGGCCTCATGCGTTGTCAGCCTGCATCTGCGACCAGATGGCGGCAAGCATCGACGCGCCCAACGCCGCACTTCTTGCGCCGTTCCAGCCGACCTGCGTGTCCGGACGGTTCGCGTTGTCCTTGAACGGCATTTCCAGCGTGAGCGAGAGGCAGCCGAAGCGATGGGCAATCCACTTCGACGCGAGCTTGAGCGACTCCTGGCCGTGCTTGCCCGGCGGATAGCCGAACTTGTCCTGAAAGTCGAGACTCGCGGCCTTCAGGCGTTCGCCGAATGCCTTCTCGCGGGCAAGCACCGCGTCGGTCGCCCACTCGACACCGTCGTTCCCTGCGAGAAATACGTAAGGCAGCGCTTCGTCGCCATGAATGTCGAAGAACATGTCGCAGCCCACGGCCTCGATGGCCGCACGCACGTGATACACCTCGGGACTGCGCTGGAGATCCGGCGCAAGCCACTCGCGATTCAGATTCGCTCCCGTGGCATTCGTGCGCAGATTGCCACGCGCCGCACCGTCGGGGTTCATGTTCGGAACGATGTGCAGCACCGCTTCGTCGAGCACGGCGTTGGCGAGCGGATCGCCGGCCCAATCGCCCGCACCGAGCAGACGGCGCAGCATCCCTTCCACGAACCACTCGGCCATCGTCTCACCGGGATGCTGACGTGCGATCACCCAGATATTGCGCTTGCCGGCACGCGGCTCGCCCACGCTCAACAACGTCATGTCGCGCCCGTCGACGGTCTGCCCCAGTGAGCGCGAACTCACTCGCGGCGAGTTCTGCGCCGTACCGAGCAACGCCAGATGACGCTCCTCCGCATACGGCTCGAAATACGCGAGATAGACGCTGTCGTGCGCAGGCGTGAACGACACCGTCATGACCTGCCCGTCATACGATGTCGGTACGCGAAACCATGTCACGCGATCGTATGACGCGACGGCGCGGTAGTTCTCCCAGCCGCGTGGATAGGACGTCTGCCCGGCGTTATCGAACACGATACGGCACGGTGCGTCCCCCACGCCCTGCACGCGGAAGTGAAACCATTGGGCGAACTCGGCGGCGCCGTCCTGCGGCACGCGAACGTGAATGTCGTCGGCACGCTCGGCGCTCACCACCTGGATGGCGCCGCTGTCGAACTGGCTGCTGATGTGGACGGTCATGGCTTGTCTCGCTGGCGAAAGTGAAAAGCCCCGGGACATGGCCACGGGGCTGGAGATCGGCGGGCGTCAGGCCACGCGACGACGGAACACCCAGAGTGAATCGTTCGACACGCTGTCGTCGAACGCATAGCCCTCGCTGTCGAAGGCCTTCAATTGCTGCACATCGGTCACACCGCGCTCGATCGCATAACGCGCCATCAGACCGCGTGCGCGCTTGGCGTAGAAGCTGATGATCTTGTACTTGCCGCTCTTCCAGTCTTCAAACACCGGCGTAATCACGGGCGCGGCAACGAGACGGCGCTTGATGACCTTGAAATACTCTTCGGAAGCGAGATTCACGAGCACGCGACGCGTCTCGGCATGCTCCGCGAGCGACGCGTTGATCGTCTGCGTCACACGCTCCCCCCAGAACGCATACAGATCGCGCCCGCGCTTGTTGACGAAGCGCGTGCCCATCTCCAACCGGTACGGTTGCAGCAGGTCGAGCGGGCGCAGCACGCCATACAGGCCCGACAGGATTCGCAGATGCTTCTGCGCGAAGTCGAGTTGCGTGGCATTCAGGGAGCGGGCGCCGAGCCCTTCGTAGACGTCGCCGTTGAAGGCGAGCACAGCCTGTTTGGCATTGCTCGTGTCGAAGCGAGGCGACCAGTCGGCGTAGCGGGTGGCGTTCAGCGACGCGAGTTGATCGGAAATGCTCATGAGCGAGCCGACCTGAGCAGGGCTCAGTTCACGCAGGCCCTCGATCAATTCGGCCGCGTCGTCGACGAACTGTGGCACGGTGTGCGTGCTCACGTGCGGCGGCGTTTCGTAGTCGAGCGATTTGGCCGGCGAGAGAACAATTATCATATCGGGTGCAGCGTTCCTGCGAAAACGAGAAACCGCCATTCTATCCAATGCTTCAAAACGCCGTTGCCACGCCCACCGAACGGGCCTTCGCCGAGCACCTCGATACGCTCACCACCCCACCGCGCGTGGTCCTGGACACGAATGTCTGGATCGATCTGCTGGTGTTCGACGATCCGGTGGCGCGTCCCGTGCGCGACGCCCTCGTCGAGCGCCGCCTCGTCGCACTCATGGCGCCGCGTTGCCGCGACGAACTCGCCGTAGTACTCACGTACCCGCAATTCTCATCACGCGCGATCGACAACGACGCCGCCCTCGCCTGGGTCGACGCCCACACGCACCGCATCGTGGTCCCGGACGACGCCCCACCACCGGTCCAGTTGCCGCTGTGCCGCGACCGCGACGATCAGAAATTCCTCGAAGCCGCCCGCGACGGGCACGCGCACTGGCTCGTCAGCAAGGACAAGGCCGTGCTGAAGCTGCGCAGCCGTGTGGCGCGGCAGTTCGGCTTTCGCATCGTGACGGCCGCCGCTTTCACGTCATTGCTCATGCCGGGCGCGTAAACACCGCAAGTCCCGTCGGAATGGCCGCAGAGCGGCATAAGGAATCTCCGAAATCGAACGCCAAGCGCACGGGCGTCGGCCGCATGCCGGGCGCAGCGGCGTTAGAATGACGGCCTGATCACTGCATCGTCCATCGCACAAATGAACGCGCCTCACACCGCCTCAACGGCTTCTTCGGCTTCTTCGGCTTCGCGGGCTTCGGTATTGCCCGCTGCTCAGGCGTTGGCTGCCCCGCCGCTCGCCTCGCGTCTGCCGAACGTCGGCACCACCATCTTCACTGTGATGTCGGCGCTCGCTGCCGAGAAGCAGGCAGTGAACCTCGGTCAGGGCTTCCCCGATTTCGCTTGCGATCCGAAGATCGTCGACGCCGTCTCGCGCGCCATGCGCGAAGACCACAATCAGTACCCACCGATGGCAGGTGTACCGGCGCTGCGTCAGGCCATTGCCGACAAGATCGGCAAGCTTTACGGACAGCAATACGACTGGAACACCGAAATCACGGTGACCGCCGGCGCCACCCAGGCGCTGCTCACGGCGATTCTCGCGACCGTGCATCCGGGCGACGAAGTGATCGTGTTCGAGCCGACCTACGACAGCTACGTCCCCTCGATCGAACTGGCCGGTGGCAAGCCGGTATTCATTACGCTCGAGGCCCCCGAGTTCCGCATCCCGTTCGACAAACTCGCGGCCGCGATCACGCCGCGCACCCGTCTCATCCTGTTCAACACCCCGCACAACCCGAGCGGCACCGTGTGGCACGAGCAAGATCTCGCGAAACTGGCCGACATCGTGGCGGGCACCGACATTCTGCTGATCTCGGACGAGGTCTACGAACACATGGTGTATGACGGCAAGCGACACGAAAGTGTGGCGCGCCATCCGGAGTTGGCACGCCGCAGCTTCATCGTGTCGAGCTTCGGCAAGACCTATCACGTGACGGGCTGGAAGGTCGGCTTCGTCGCGGCACCGGCGGCCCTCTCGGCGGAATTCCGCAAGGTGCACCAGTTCAACGTGTTCACCGTCAACACACCGATGCAAGTGGGGCTGGCGGATTACATGCGCGACCCTGCCCCGTATCTCGAACTCTCGGGCTTCTATCAGAAGAAGCGCGACCTGTTCCGCGAAGGCCTGGCGGAGACCCGCTTCAAACTGCTGCCATGCGAAGGCACGTATTTCCAGTGCGTGGATTACAGCGCCATCAGCGACATGAGCGAAGGCGACTTCGCCCTGTGGCTGACCGGTGAGATCGGCGTGGCGGCCATTCCCGTCTCGGCGTTCTATCACGAGCCGCACGAATCCGGCGTCGTTCGCTTCTGCTTCGCCAAGAAAGACGACACATTGCGCGAAGCACTGACGCGACTGGCGAAGATCTGATCGCCTGCCATTACCGAAAAAGAAGGGCCGCAATCTGAAAATATTGCGGCCCTTTCGTTTTGCATCGATGAGGCTTGCGAATGCGTCACGAGGAACGGGATTCCCGTTCTGCCATCTCGCGCCCCCCCCCCCGACGCATCGCACCTTATCGCGCTTTACCCCGTCTTCTTCGCCTGTTGTGCCTGCTGATACGCCTTCTGTTCGGCACGCATACGTTGGAACGATTCGCGCTCGGCGAGTCGCTTGCCATACGCCTTCCAGTCGATGCCGGCGCTCTGCAGGAAGTCTTCGCCATAGACCGCTTGCGTGGCCATGCCGAGGATCGGCAGGTGGATGCCGGCCACGATGTCGGCCATCGAGAACGTGTCGCCCGCCACATACGGCGCAAACTTCGCCAGCCGCTTGAACGCCACAATGTTCCTGCGCAGCAGCTTCTCCGTGCGATTGCGCGTGCCCTCCGACACCGTGCCGCCGAAGAAGGCCTGCGAGTACACCTCGCGCACCACCAACTCCAGATGCAACTCCGTCATGGTGATCAGCTCGCGCACTTTGGCCTGCTGCCACGGGT
This window of the Pandoraea fibrosis genome carries:
- the acnA gene encoding aconitate hydratase AcnA, which gives rise to MAHNLHKTLKEFKLSGDKKGKFYSLPQLGKALGVNVERLPVSIRIVLESVLRNCDGKKVTEEHVKQLANWKPTAERTDEIPFVVARVVLQDFTGVPLLADLAAMRNVAERQGKNPKRIEPLVPVDLVVDHSVQIDHFREKKALDLNMKLEFQRNNERYQFMKWGMQAFDTFGVVQPGFGIVHQVNLEYLARGVHKKDDVFYPDTLVGTDSHTTMINGIGVVGWGVGGIEAEAGMLGQPVYFLTPDVVGVELTGRLREGVTATDLVLTITEMLRREKVVGKFVEFFGEGTASLALPDRATIANMAPEYGATMGFFPVDEKTIDYFKGTGRTKSEIDAFESYFKAQKLFGIPKTNEIDYTKTLTLDLGTVAPSLAGPKRPQDRIEIGNVKSTFKDLFTKPVAENGFNKTEEQLDTTYKTDSGIDVQNGDVLIAAITSCTNTSNPSVLLAAGLLAKKAVEAGLKVAPHIKTSLAPGSRVVTEYLEAAGLLPYLEKLGFGVTAYGCTTCIGNAGDLTAELNDTIVKNDLVAAAVLSGNRNFEARIHPNIRANFLASPPLVVAYAIAGNVRRDLMTEPVGKGRGGRDIFLGDIWPTSEEIHKLMKFAMNAKVFKTNYDSVKEPSPLWAKVKGSKGQVYDWPTSTYIAEPPFFDGFAMDPKTDIEPIHGARALGVFGDSVTTDHISPAGSIKETSPAGKWLLENGVLKADFNSYGSRRGNHEVMMRGTFANVRIKNLMIPAKEDGSRVEGGLTIHQPSGEQLSIYDAAMKYVGDNIPTVVFGGEEYGTGSSRDWAAKGTQLLGVKAVIARSFERIHRSNLVGMGVLPLQFKGSDSAQSLGITGEETFDIEGLSADIKPQQDVTLVIHRKNGETQKVQVLLRIDTPIEVDYYKHGGILPFVLRQLLAAA
- a CDS encoding DNA-3-methyladenine glycosylase 2; translation: MTLDPEVCYKAVSARDRRFDGWFFVGVSSTGIYCRPVCNVRTPRFENCTFYGSAAAAEKAGYRPCLKCRPELAPGGARFDATRELADAAAAMIDEGFLNRAGLPALAARIGITERHLRRIFADEFGVSPIEYAQTQRLLLAKRLLTDTALPVTEIALASGFGSVRRFNGLFKTRYGFAPGRLRLNARHARLPDGDLVFQLAYRPPFAWHALLDFLGDRAIEGVELREGDVYTRTLNIERQDGQTVAGWCRIVPLPDRHALQVTLPPVLAGSVPQVLGKLRHLFDLGARPDVIDAHLGQLAATTPGLRVPGAVDGFEIAVRAIVGQQITVKGARRLLGRLAQRFGTPLPAPAHGLTHTFPSAAQLLAASSDSLGQAGIIRSRIAAIHGVAQAIVDGHLRLDPLAPLEATIEALLAIKGIGPWTAQYIAMRALGSPDAIPVDDLVLRQALGVTDGRAVAARTTQWAPWRAYAALHIWRAAAQGPAGQPVETLQEVLA
- a CDS encoding methylated-DNA--[protein]-cysteine S-methyltransferase: MTRYETYYGSPLGEMLLVANGDAITGVYFSHQKYFPQDTDVRRDGDDIAVLNDAKRQLDEYFHEGRRTFELALAPEGTPFQQRVWGELRRIPFGETRSYGDLAHALGDANKSRAVGAANGRNPITIIVPCHRVIGADGTLTGYASGVERKLALLSLEGAALAAVNGTGAGATRRTRLSAPANLAFDF
- a CDS encoding DUF2863 family protein, giving the protein MRPRTAKRLTPDAEKLVGHALALAASGSRIEDRFWEAQLDTLLTRVLRTGNQPAIDAALDHLQANHSEAYGALADLIESQSESAEPEAEDQVWDGLLVAIPILAWTRYAIPSGPVKADALMPIRAHLHAHVLAESARVAISPYLYSIDQLPRTHCESWKVTQQLVRAAVDHAEVKQPGNDLPETAPILADPRFLLAAVTVPKGTPMFRWQEDGARHAERGQCQEAWSAQGGPNLNALLPGCEIECLLPDAYYASCREADERIRPHTIRTALRYLEDVLTLTPTELRAVVAGFGEQNIDEYRIGFTQRGSNDVIYGVVWPLYGRENGEVEGGALDEVTDLLKSCGVTEIRKHPGRFDPEYCDDCGVPLYPDPVGEIVHAEMPEDAEPNRPHFH
- the trmB gene encoding tRNA (guanine(46)-N(7))-methyltransferase TrmB, translated to MFANSRTVDSAQTGPHDKLADLVKRHRDAVFRKPLAGYSADAFDAAIAAWRRAGAAPLIIDAGCGVGESTLRLATQFPDHFVIGIDQSESRIVRGKDWWDGVWPENFVWVRADLVDFWRQLFDAGIRPARHYILYPNPWPKIGQLARRWHAHAVFPTVVALGGVLECRSNWNIYIDEFALAVEWLSGVRPAVEAWLPEPGVPPVTPFERKYLASGHGLHRCVVTLPSTSPLD
- a CDS encoding BspC domain-containing protein, with protein sequence MSNRFLQRAAGVVLRAVRQVAGIAAMAAPLCLTAFTAPVQAFTLEQHRALVEQFINTRHADPLVADCAAHASFVVATLPGYESVEYGENALDPEHAKVAPWSGPFDDRKQRVDVTQMVELDGVGKRTSGQTDNLHIRCGYADGRMMGFDYTSPLPQVEQPVKRAARNNTRGKSSHATAKSGKRGTTAKSSGAKSSAKSSSSSTAKKTTTTKKKSN
- a CDS encoding M14 family metallopeptidase; translation: MTVHISSQFDSGAIQVVSAERADDIHVRVPQDGAAEFAQWFHFRVQGVGDAPCRIVFDNAGQTSYPRGWENYRAVASYDRVTWFRVPTSYDGQVMTVSFTPAHDSVYLAYFEPYAEERHLALLGTAQNSPRVSSRSLGQTVDGRDMTLLSVGEPRAGKRNIWVIARQHPGETMAEWFVEGMLRRLLGAGDWAGDPLANAVLDEAVLHIVPNMNPDGAARGNLRTNATGANLNREWLAPDLQRSPEVYHVRAAIEAVGCDMFFDIHGDEALPYVFLAGNDGVEWATDAVLAREKAFGERLKAASLDFQDKFGYPPGKHGQESLKLASKWIAHRFGCLSLTLEMPFKDNANRPDTQVGWNGARSAALGASMLAAIWSQMQADNA
- the yaaA gene encoding peroxide stress protein YaaA, which gives rise to MIIVLSPAKSLDYETPPHVSTHTVPQFVDDAAELIEGLRELSPAQVGSLMSISDQLASLNATRYADWSPRFDTSNAKQAVLAFNGDVYEGLGARSLNATQLDFAQKHLRILSGLYGVLRPLDLLQPYRLEMGTRFVNKRGRDLYAFWGERVTQTINASLAEHAETRRVLVNLASEEYFKVIKRRLVAAPVITPVFEDWKSGKYKIISFYAKRARGLMARYAIERGVTDVQQLKAFDSEGYAFDDSVSNDSLWVFRRRVA